Sequence from the Terriglobia bacterium genome:
TCAGAGTATGAGACGTTCTCGCAAGATTCGGTGGCGGCTGCTCGGATGGACAACGCACCGCTCGATCCACGCTATCCGGGATATTTCCGTATCCCAGGTACGACGACATTTATGAAGATCGGTGGGTACTTTAAAAGCGATTTTATCTACGACTTGAAGCCTGTCGGTGACGGCGAAAGGTTTATTCCTTCCACAATTCCAGTCCCCACTCCAGCCGGCGTGAACAACTCGACAGTATCTGTCCGACCGACTCGTATCAATGCTGACTTCCTGATCCCAACCGAATCCGTCGATACTGTTCGGTTTTTTGTCGAAGGCGATATGTTCGGTTCCACTTCCACTACTCCCCGGCTACGACACGCATACGCACAAGTCAAGAACTTCCTCATTGGCCAATCGTTTTCCAATTTCCAGGACCCGGACTCTGGGCCCGACCAATTGGAGTTCCAGGGGCCAAATGGACAGGTGTCGATCCGCAACCCCCAGCTTCGTTACGCATTTAAGGTTGGTGGGAAGACAAGTCTTCGGTTTGCAGTGGAGAAGCCGACTTCAGACGTTGCCTTCAAGACCCCGGAGTTTAGCGCTCTGCCGAACAGTCCCGCTCCAGATGGAACTATCACACTGCGGCATGACATGGACTCTGGACACTTGCAACTCTCAGGTCTGTTCCGCTCCGTTTCAGCGTATCTCCCCGACAATCGTAGCGATGCTGTGTTTGGCTGGGGCGTAAATTTCACCGGCTCGCAGAGGTTGATTGGTAAAGATACGTTCGTTTACCAAGGTGCTTACGGGTTTGGAATCGAGCGTTACCTGAATGATACGTCTGGCCTGGGGATCGATGCAGGCGTGGAGGGGTTTGAGAGACCGCACCTAGTTGCGATCCCGGTTGTCGGGACCTACGGTGGTTACCAGCACTTCTGGAACTCACGCCTGCGTTCCTCCGCAATTTACGGATTCGTCCAGGTGGAGAACTCGGATCGGCAAACAGACGCAACATTTCACAAGAGCCATTACATGGCCACCAACTTGATTTGGAATCCGATTGGATCTCTCAATGTCGGCACGGAGTTTCTGTATGGCTGGCAAATCAAGAAGGATGGCAGTTCCGGAAATGCGTCCAGGATCATGTTCAGTGCGAAATACAACTTCGTCCAAATGAAACCGCCTGAGAAGAAGCACTAGCCCCCTCCGGGTGCTGCAGATACGTGACAGGCGCTCAGCGACAAGCGTTTTCAAGGGCTTAGTGTGTGAGGGCTCTGTTCATGTCTGAGACTTAAAGACAACGCCGCTATTAAAGTTGCTAGTGGTGATTCCAACGTCGGTGAAATAAGAAAACGGTGCACCCTGTTGGGGTGGTGGTCGGGAGTGTTAGCTCGCGGTCTGGCCCTCCCCGGAGGCTTCCAATGCGAACGTTTATTGTTGCGATACTCATGGGCATTGCACTTGCGGCGGTCTCACAGCAATCGACCCCGAAATTTGAGGCAGCAACGGTCACTTCAGTCGAGGAGAATAAGAATCCGGCAATGAAAGAAGATGGTACTGACCGACAATACAAAGTCGGCTTACGCACTGCCACACGAGAGTACGTTGTTCTCTACACCCCTGCGTATGGCTCCAGGTCGGTGGAGTACGGTGTCGGATCCCAGGTGTCAATCTTGGTATTGAAAAAGACCGTCAGGTTTAGCGATGTTGGGGGAAAAACCGCGGATATGCCGATTATCAGTTCACGCAAGATTGAGCTCAAGAAGCCCGAGTAATCAGCTGCACTCAACGTTCATCGGCAAATCGATCTGGAACCGCACCAGAAGCATGATGGAGCAACTTGGTGGCCCGGAACATCGTAAAAGCGCTCGGCCTCACGACTGTTCTTTTAGCCTGCTTGACCTCTGCATCCCAGGACCTGGCACCCCGGGCATACCTCATCACTCCCGTCGGTTCTAATGCCTTGACATTGAACGCAGCATTCTACAACGGCGAGCTGTTGTTCAACAGTGTCGTGCCGATAACGGATGCAACCGCCAGGATCAGTGTCCAAACCCTCACCTACTATCGTTCGCTGAGCTTCTTCGGGCGCTCGGCGAATATCACCGCTACTGTGCCATATGGCCTCGGTACGTTCGAAGGCAATGTCATGGAGGAAAAAACCAGTGCCTACCGGTCTGGCATGCTGGATAGCGTTTACCGCTTCTCCGTAAACCTGAAGGGTGGACCGGCAATGTCGCTGGAGCAATTTCGCTCTTGGCAACAAAAGTTCATTATCGGAGCGAGCGTGAGAGTGGTCGCTCCGACGGGCCAGTATGACTCTACGAAGTTGATCAACTGCGGCTCCAACCGTTGGGCGTTCAAACCTGAGCTTGGCGTTTCCAAGCGGAGAGGGCACTGGATCCTGGACGCATACACCGGCGTGTGGTTCTACACTACAAACCCAAAGTTCTTTTCAGAGAACGCATATTTCAGCGGAACGAGGTCGCAATCGCAAAAGCCAATTTTGTCGTTCGAAGGACATTTCAGCTATGACGTGAAGCCCAGGCTCTGGGTCTCGTTGGACGGCAATTACTGGCACGGTGGTCGCACAAGTGTGAACGGTGTCGAGAATCCAGATACCTTACAATCCAATTCCAGAATCGGCGCGACCGCTTCCATTCCGCTTTCACGGCACCAATCAGTCAAAGTCAGTTATAACTATGGCGCGCATATCAGATTTGGCGGGAACTATCACAACGTATCTGTAGCCTGGCAATATTCCTGGATTGGCCGAGTTCTCCCCTCCTTTTAGTTGCTGACTAGTAGTTTTTACCATCCTTAATGCTTTACGGAGTGAGGATCGTTGCCAACTACTCGCGCTATCTGAGACAAAACACAAAACAGATATCGAACACGTCGTCCCTCAATCCCGAATTTCCTTCGTAGAATGCAGTTGCGAATCTAGCAAATCTTGCAGTTGTCGCCGACACTCTGCCCCTCTACCCTGCTCAAAGAATCAGGCCATGACTGTGAAAGTGGTTTCAATTCTCGAACGCATTTTCCTGAGTTTAGGCCTGATCCTCATGGGCTTTGCAATCGTGGCGATGGTGCAGAGTGCGCTCTTGTCTAGAGCTGCGATCGCGAAGTTCGACCGAGCGACGGAAGCCAAGAATAAAGCGTCTTTCGAAGAACTTGGCAGGATTGACTTTAGTCTGTGGGAACCGCAGAGGGTCAAGGCTTACTTGAGCACCCTCTCAGTCCCAATCGACACGCCTTTGGCAGTGCTCAGGGTACCGCGATTGGCGATTGAGGTTCCGGTCTTGCAGGGAACAGACGAATTCTCATTGAACCGTGGTGTCGGGTGGGTCGCCGGTACGGCCCGTCCGGGTAGCACAGGAAATTCAGGCATCGCGGGGCACCGGGATGGTTTTTTCCGGGCCTTAAAGGACATAAGGATTGGGGATACGGTTGAGATTGCCGCGGTTACAGCGACCAACCGCTATAGGGTGGACGAGATTGAAATCGTTCCTCCAAGCGACACAGCGGTACTGAGGCCTCGACCCAAGAGTTCCGTCACTTTAATTACGTGTTACCCGTTCTACTTCGTAGGTAACGCACCGCTTAGGTTCGTCGTGCACGCTTCGCTGGCTGACGAAAGCGAGCATGTCAAAGGAAGCCCGAATTCGCATAACAAGAACTACTAAAAGGAGAAAGGAATATGAAGAAGAGACTGACCATCAGGTTGCTGGCGATAGCGATTCTGGCTCTCTTTGCTGCTTTCGCTATTGCACAAGAACGTTCTGAAACGCAGATAACCCAAGAACAAAGCACACACGAATACCAAGTCGAAAAAGGCGAAGTCGTATACGTCTCCGGAAACGAGATCGTAGTCAGAATGGAAAATGGGGAAGTCAGAAATATGACCGTTCCTCCCGACGCCACGGCGACCGTTGACGGAAAGACGATCACTGTAAAAGATCTGAAGCCTGGCATGAAACTGGAGAGGACGATTAAGAGTACGACAACTCCTGAACTCGTCACCACCGTCCGAACGATCGAAGGTACGGTCTGGCATGTCAACGCTCCAAAAACTGTGATCCTGACACTGGCGAACGGCGAGAACAAAAAGTACAACGTTCCGAAGGATCAGATCTTCCAAATCGACGGCCAGGACAAGACAGTGTTTGACCTCAGGAAGGGCATGAAGGTGACGGCTACTGTAATTACCCGCGTGCCGCAGAGCGTCATTGCCCAGGAGAAGTCCGTGACCGGAAAGATGCCTCCGCCTCCGCCCACGCCCCCAATACAGGGAGCACTATTGATTGAAGAGAAGACGGTACCCGTCGAAGTCGCAACCACGGCTGCCCCCCAAACTCAGGAAAAATTACCAAAGACAGCGAGCATTATTCCCCTGATTGGCCTTTTAGGGTTGGGGTGTACTTTGCTTGGTCTCGGAATCAACCACCTTCGTTCCAGATAAGCGTGCGCTCCAGTCCTAAAACACAGGCGACCATTAAGGTCGCCTGTGGTTTTGCCGTCAACGTAGATCTCAGCGCGCGAAAAAAATAGAATTCAGGAATAGAAGAAACAGGAATGCAGAGATGAGTAGCAGGGAAGCTACTGCGAGACAGAATCTGTCTTCTTCATTGAAAGCCCCACTCGCATCATGCCTTGGGAGCTTTCCCTGCAATCTTCCGGACATGAATGCGTCCATCATTTTGTTCCGGACGAAGCCTGCAAGCGCTATTCGTCACCTTTCAGAATATGGAAGTTCCAGTCAGTCGGAAACTAGCAGAATGGTGAGTTGGGGCCCAAAGAACCTTGATACACAAGATCAGGAGCGTGAGTCTTTGCTATTGTTAGGCCAAGACACGTGCGCTTTGATTCTGGTTCCTTTGCCCGGGCCGGAAATCACGCAATTGCAGTCACGATGGTAATGAACGGGAGGTCTTTCATAAGTAGCCAGATGTGCAAAATGATCTCGATGAAGTTATCTCAGTTCGCGAATCCTCGGTAAGAATTGTTTGCGGTATGCCCACAGAGGGGACGGTATCGCCCCTTCCGCCGGGCTCGATCCTCATGGGTTGAGCTTTTTTCAATTTCGTTGTAAAGTTCGTGGCAAATGTTCTCTGACCTGGCCGAGTGGCTCTCCCAGAGGAGCGCTTACTATGCCTATTCGCTACCGATGTGATCGCACAAAAGGGATCACGTACGTGGCGTGGAAAGGGTCTCCCTCGCGTCAAGAATGGCAGGAATCCACCAATCGCATGTTAACGGATCCGCTTTGGCCAGGCGGCGATTTGTATCTCACCGATACACGCCTTGCTGATGTGAGGCACCTTGAAGATCCGCCCTTTCTGGAGCAGATTGCACGTAATTTCGTGGGACGAGTTTCGCAGCTAAAGCACGCAATTGTTGCTGCGTCTGGATACGCTACTGCCGAGAGATTTCAGGAAAAGATGAATAAGCTGGGGTTCACTTGTATAGTGTTCTCGAGTCTCGACACCGCCTGCCTATGGCTGGGTATTGAATTAAGAGAGACTGAGAAGATTTTGCAGGAACTCCAGTCCGAGTCAGTCGGCCCACCCGCCTCTTAAACGTCTTAACCGATGACGGGATAAGGATAAAGCGCCGAAATTTGCCCCCTGTCGTGCAAATCGCAATCCCGGAGCTACCCTCCTAACGGCTTTCCGTTCGCCAAATTCTGGCAGATTTCCTTCACGTCGCGATCGATATGGTGCCAGAACTTCTGCAGCCCGCGCACAAGTAGTTCAATCCCGGTTCACTGGTACGGGTATCTGTCTAGCAATTCTGCCAGTGGCAGGCCAGTTCCGGGCTGCCTAGAATCTCATTTTGTCGGCTCGGCAGAGCAATCATTCGAGACCTCCAGAG
This genomic interval carries:
- a CDS encoding DcaP family trimeric outer membrane transporter — its product is MKPRRIAVSLALLAVWSCGCSVSAFPQDQNTNHAQVEALQKQVDDLRAQMAVLQEQIKTLTPTPQPAAAKAEEQDAEKSLMSKSPQVSKATSEYETFSQDSVAAARMDNAPLDPRYPGYFRIPGTTTFMKIGGYFKSDFIYDLKPVGDGERFIPSTIPVPTPAGVNNSTVSVRPTRINADFLIPTESVDTVRFFVEGDMFGSTSTTPRLRHAYAQVKNFLIGQSFSNFQDPDSGPDQLEFQGPNGQVSIRNPQLRYAFKVGGKTSLRFAVEKPTSDVAFKTPEFSALPNSPAPDGTITLRHDMDSGHLQLSGLFRSVSAYLPDNRSDAVFGWGVNFTGSQRLIGKDTFVYQGAYGFGIERYLNDTSGLGIDAGVEGFERPHLVAIPVVGTYGGYQHFWNSRLRSSAIYGFVQVENSDRQTDATFHKSHYMATNLIWNPIGSLNVGTEFLYGWQIKKDGSSGNASRIMFSAKYNFVQMKPPEKKH
- a CDS encoding class D sortase, encoding MTVKVVSILERIFLSLGLILMGFAIVAMVQSALLSRAAIAKFDRATEAKNKASFEELGRIDFSLWEPQRVKAYLSTLSVPIDTPLAVLRVPRLAIEVPVLQGTDEFSLNRGVGWVAGTARPGSTGNSGIAGHRDGFFRALKDIRIGDTVEIAAVTATNRYRVDEIEIVPPSDTAVLRPRPKSSVTLITCYPFYFVGNAPLRFVVHASLADESEHVKGSPNSHNKNY
- a CDS encoding transporter — translated: MARNIVKALGLTTVLLACLTSASQDLAPRAYLITPVGSNALTLNAAFYNGELLFNSVVPITDATARISVQTLTYYRSLSFFGRSANITATVPYGLGTFEGNVMEEKTSAYRSGMLDSVYRFSVNLKGGPAMSLEQFRSWQQKFIIGASVRVVAPTGQYDSTKLINCGSNRWAFKPELGVSKRRGHWILDAYTGVWFYTTNPKFFSENAYFSGTRSQSQKPILSFEGHFSYDVKPRLWVSLDGNYWHGGRTSVNGVENPDTLQSNSRIGATASIPLSRHQSVKVSYNYGAHIRFGGNYHNVSVAWQYSWIGRVLPSF